From the genome of Miscanthus floridulus cultivar M001 chromosome 10, ASM1932011v1, whole genome shotgun sequence, one region includes:
- the LOC136488330 gene encoding uncharacterized protein, with protein MTPNQVLGDVVTQDTYRVERDGGIQEEEKKKKSVAFKAGTSSSKSKGKAKKEESSEDEKEGSMDEDEEMALFVRRFDKFMKKGYGARRRKDKTKSKDEPRGCYKCKSKDHLIADCPNNSDNDEDEKKEKKDKKEKKMTFKKKGHLLCHMG; from the coding sequence ATGACTccaaaccaagtactaggtgatgtggtcacTCAAGacacataccgtgtggaaagggatgggggcattcaagaggaagaaaagaagaagaagagtgtggcattcaaggccggcACTTCATCATCAAAgagcaagggcaaagctaagaaagaagaatcaagtgaagatgaaaagGAAGGCTCTATGGATGAAGATGAAGAGATGGCCCTCTTTGTGAGaagatttgacaagttcatgaagaagggctatggtgctagaagaagaaaggacaagACCAAGAGCAAGGATGAACCAAGAggatgctacaagtgcaagagcaaggatcatctcatagccgattgtcctaacaatagtgacaatgatgaagatgagaagaaggagaagaaggacaagaaggagaagaaaatgaccttcaagaagaagggtcacTTATTGTgccacatgggatag